The sequence below is a genomic window from Desulfovibrio oxyclinae DSM 11498.
GGCACGGTGACCTTGAGGGGCTTTTCCATGTCCACGCCGAAGAAGTCAACGTGAATGGGCAGCGGTTTGACCGGATCGTATTTCATGCGCCAGATGAGCGAAGTGATCTTTTCGACCTTGCCGTCGCGCTCCAGTTCGAGGTCCAGCAGCTGGGTGTTGCGCAGCTTTGCGTAGGCCTTCTGCAGCGGAGCGTAGGGAACCTTCACCGGGATGTTGACGCCCTTCTGGTTGTAGAAGACGCCGGGAACGAAGCCGCTGCTGCGCAGACGGCGGTTGGGTCCCTTGCCGGTTTCCTTGCGCTCGAAAACTTTGACGGTGATGCGATCGGACATTTAGTTTCTCCTTCAGTACGCCGTGGCCGTCCCCCATGGACGGACGGGCGCGGCCCTAAGGGCCGTAGTTATACGAAAAGAACGCTCACCGACGATTCGGTATGAACGTTGTTGATGGCTTTGGCGAGCAGGCTGGCAACGGAAAGCTGCTTGATCTTGCTGCACTGCTTCTTGGTTTCGTCCAGCGGAATGGTGTCGGTGACGACCACCTGAGAGAAGACGGACTCCTCAAGGCGCTGGATGGCCGGGCCCGAAAGGACCGGATGGGTCACGCAGGCCATGACGTCCTTGGCGCCGTTCTCGCGCAGGACATTGGCGGCCGCACACATGGTGCCGGCGGTGTCGATCATGTCATCAATGACCACGGCCACCTTGTCGGTGACGTCGCCGATGATGTGCATGGCCTGAGCCTGGTTGGGCGCGTCGCGGCGCTTGTCCACGATGGCCAGCGATGCGCCGAGGCGTTTGGCGTAGGCGCGGGCGCGCTCCACTCCGCCGGCATCCGGAGAGATGATGACGAAGTCCTCGTCCATCTCCTTGAGGTGCTCAAGCAGAACCGGTGCGGCGTAAAGATTGTCCACCGGGCAGTTGAAGAAGCCCTGAATCTGACCTGCGTGCAGGTCAACGGTCACGAGGCGCTGCATGCCTGCGGTGGAAAGGATGTCCGCCACCAGCT
It includes:
- a CDS encoding 50S ribosomal protein L25 translates to MSDRITVKVFERKETGKGPNRRLRSSGFVPGVFYNQKGVNIPVKVPYAPLQKAYAKLRNTQLLDLELERDGKVEKITSLIWRMKYDPVKPLPIHVDFFGVDMEKPLKVTVPFKLEGTAKGVKAGGRLEQYREQCEIIALPSDIPVSIPIDITKLGINARVHIEDVPMPEGVSPQFDDNFAILTILAKGAASGVEDELEELDAEQEESEEEAGEEASE
- a CDS encoding ribose-phosphate diphosphokinase yields the protein MHGELKIISGSANTKLAEAICEHLGCKLSPALRETFSDGEIRIEIGENVRGDDVFVVQPICSPVNYHLMELCLMLDALKRASASRVTAVVPYYGYSRQDRKVVPRAPISAKLVADILSTAGMQRLVTVDLHAGQIQGFFNCPVDNLYAAPVLLEHLKEMDEDFVIISPDAGGVERARAYAKRLGASLAIVDKRRDAPNQAQAMHIIGDVTDKVAVVIDDMIDTAGTMCAAANVLRENGAKDVMACVTHPVLSGPAIQRLEESVFSQVVVTDTIPLDETKKQCSKIKQLSVASLLAKAINNVHTESSVSVLFV